Proteins co-encoded in one Streptomyces roseochromogenus subsp. oscitans DS 12.976 genomic window:
- a CDS encoding GntR family transcriptional regulator, with protein MSGAAVRVDTTSPVPPYEQIRAQLAALISSGQLAEGERLPTVRQLAADLGLAAGTVARAYRELEAASLIRTRRGAGTRVAPPPPGARRHETAELAAGTRDFVAWAVALEFGEDDILEAVRQALRARKT; from the coding sequence GTGAGTGGCGCGGCCGTCCGGGTCGACACGACCAGCCCGGTCCCGCCGTACGAGCAGATCCGCGCCCAGCTCGCCGCCCTGATCAGCAGCGGACAGCTGGCCGAGGGCGAGCGGCTGCCGACCGTACGGCAACTGGCCGCGGACCTCGGCCTGGCGGCGGGCACCGTGGCCCGCGCCTACCGCGAACTGGAGGCCGCGTCCCTGATCCGGACCCGGCGCGGCGCGGGCACGCGCGTGGCCCCTCCGCCACCGGGCGCCCGCCGCCACGAGACAGCGGAACTCGCCGCCGGAACCAGGGACTTCGTGGCCTGGGCGGTGGCCTTGGAGTTCGGAGAGGACGACATCCTGGAGGCGGTACGGCAAGCCCTGCGGGCGCGGAAGACGTAA